Proteins co-encoded in one Diprion similis isolate iyDipSimi1 chromosome 13, iyDipSimi1.1, whole genome shotgun sequence genomic window:
- the LOC124414142 gene encoding putative inorganic phosphate cotransporter — translation MKILIGWKACCAPVSQRWVFALMGFLAITNAYAMRICLSLAITEMVVSEDSGDDTTVDETLCPADNTTSTSTSNSAGTYDWDESLQGIILSAFFWGYIVTHIPGGMLADKFGGKYTLGLGILSTGIFTLLTPLAVEWGGSTALIVLRFLMGLGEGTTFPALNAMLAHWSPPTERSRIGSLVFAGAQIGTVFANAVSGNLLHYSPIGWPSVFYLFGAIGVLWFLVFVLVCFNTPDQHPYISDKEKNFLTDSTSEHTHKKIPPPPWRHILKSVPLWALVAAQIGHDWGLFTMVTDLPLYMSNVLHFSIKSNGYLSALPYVAMWLASLACSPVADWLINSGRMSRTNVRKLFTTTGSMGPAIFIIAASYAGCDRVLVVTLFTIGMGFMGSYYPGMKVNSLDLTPNYSGTIMAIVNGIGAISGIITPYLVGVLTPNETVAEWRLVFWIVFAVFTLTNIIYLIYASGEVQYWNDPNFLIREQEERKNKAAGEKKEKSKKEVT, via the exons ATGAAGATCTTGATCGGTTGGAAGGCGTGCT GCGCTCCGGTATCGCAAAGATGGGTATTTGCGCTAATGGGATTTCTGGCAATAACCAATGCCTACGCGATGAGGATATGCTTGTCATTGGCCATAACGGAAATGGTGGTGAGCGAGGATTCCGGCGACGATACAACGGTCGACGAAACGCTTTGTCCTGCCGATaacacgacgtcgacgtcAACCAGCAATTCAGCCGGGACCTACGATTGGGATGAATCACTGCAG GGTATCATCCTGTCGGCGTTCTTCTGGGGTTACATAGTGACGCACATCCCAGGTGGAATGCTGGCGGACAAATTCGGTGGTAAATACACCTTGGGTTTGGGCATCCTGTCCACGGGAATCTTCACCCTCTTAACACCCCTAGCTGTGGAATGGGGTGGTTCGACGGCTCTGATAGTCCTGCGCTTCCTCATGGGCCTCGGCGAAGGCACGACCTTTCCGGCACTGAACGCGATGCTGGCGCACTGGAGTCCGCCGACGGAGAGGTCGAGGATCGGTTCGCTCGTCTTCGCCGGGGCTCAGATTGGAACGGTGTTCGCCAACGCGGTGTCGGGGAACCTGCTCCACTACTCGCCTATCGGCTGGCCATCCGTTTTCTATCTTTTCGGGGCGATCGGGGTTCTCTGGTTCCTGGTCTTCGTCCTGGTCTGCTTTAACACACCGGACCAGCACCCGTACATATCGGATAAGGAGAAGAACTTCCTTACCGACTCGACCAGCGAACACACTCACAAAAAAATCCCACCGCCCCCCTGGAGGCACATTCTCAAGTCCGTGCCCCTCTGGGCCCTTGTGGCAGCCCAGATCGGGCATGACTGGGGCCTCTTTACGATGGTCACTGACCTCCCGCTCTACATGAGCAACGTCCTCCACTTCTCCATCAAGTCCAACGGCTACCTTTCAGCTCTGCCTTACGTCGCCATGTGGCTGGCCAGCTTGGCCTGCTCACCGGTCGCCGACTGGCTTATAAACAGTGGTAGAATGTCGAGGACCAACGTCAGGAAGCTCTTCACCACCACAGGGTCGATGGGTCCGGCGATATTCATCATCGCTGCCTCCTACGCCGGGTGTGATCGCGTTTTGGTCGTCACTCTGTTCACCATAGGAATGGGATTCATGGGTTCCTACTACCCGGGAATGAAGGTCAACTCGCTCGACCTGACGCCCAACTACTCGGGAACCATAATGGCTATAGTCAACGGGATCGGCGCGATTTCTGGTATCATAACGCCGTATCTAGTCGGGGTTTTGACGCCGAACGAGACGGTCGCTGAGTGGAGACTCGTTTTCTGGATCGTATTCGCCGTGTTCACCCTCACCAACATCATATACCTTATCTACGCAAGCGGTGAGGTACAGTATTGGAACGACCCCAACTTCCTGATACGGGAACAAGAGGAACGAAAGAATAAGGCGGCCGgtgagaagaaggagaagtcGAAGAAAGAAGTTACGTGA
- the LOC124414271 gene encoding putative inorganic phosphate cotransporter isoform X4 produces MLSFWKACCAPIQQRWVFAVMGFFGIMNAYTMRTCLSLAITEMVNKTKNVHAVISDDFVCPSSNATSVTNSPKGTYDWDESLQGLILSSFYWGYVLTHIPGGVMSEKFGGKYSLGLGILSTGILTLLTPVAVESGGAPALIVLRFFMGLGEGTTFPAVNALLAQWTPPSERSKIGAMVFAGAQIGTVVANALSGVLLRYSPLGWRSVFYVFGSLGVAWFVVFGVVCYSNPDEHPFISDKEKKYLHEAMAAHTHRRIPPTPWRHILTSGPLWALVITQIGHDWGFFTMVTDLPKYMSSVLKFSIASNGLLTALPYLCMWFVSIASSWLADWMINSGLTSRGTTRKLFTTVASIGPAIFLVAASYAGCDSVLVVVLFTVGMALMGTFYPGMKVNALDLSPNYSGTLMGLVNGIGALSGIVTPYLVGVLTPHQTVSEWRLVFWIVAAIFVVTNLVYVFLASGDVQFWNDPEFLAKEQAERNTGTRDSPKTIYTTN; encoded by the exons ATGTTGTCTTTTTGGAAGGCCTGTT GCGCTCCGATTCAGCAGCGATGGGTATTCGCTGTGATGGGATTCTTCGGAATCATGAATGCCTACACGATGAGAACATGCTTGTCTCTTGCCATAACCGAGATGGTgaacaaaacgaaaaacgtcCATGCCGTCATAAGTGACGACTTCGTCTGCCCGTCGAGCAACGCAACTTCCGTTACCAACAGTCCCAAGGGAACCTATGATTGGGATGAATCGTTGCAG GGTCTGATCCTGTCAAGTTTCTACTGGGGCTACGTTTTGACTCACATACCGGGTGGCGTGATGTCGGAGAAATTCGGCGGCAAGTATTCACTGGGTCTCGGAATCCTGTCTACGGGAATCCTGACACTACTGACACCAGTGGCGGTAGAATCGGGAGGAGCGCCTGCCTTGATAGTCCTTCGTTTCTTCATGGGTCTGGGCGAGGGCACGACATTTCCGGCAGTTAACGCTCTGCTTGCCCAATGGACGCCACCGTCGGAGCGTTCGAAGATCGGAGCGATGGTGTTCGCTGGTGCCCAGATCGGTACTGTAGTGGCGAACGCTTTGTCCGGTGTCTTGTTGCGATATTCGCCGCTGGGGTGGCGCTCGGTCTTCTACGTTTTTGGCTCGCTCGGCGTCGCTTGGTTCGTGGTCTTCGGGGTCGTCTGCTACAGCAACCCGGACGAGCACCCATTCATATCTGACAAGGAGAAGAAGTACCTCCACGAGGCAATGGCGGCACATACTCACCGTCGCATTCCACCGACCCCATGGCGCCACATCCTAACTTCCGGGCCGCTCTGGGCTCTGGTGATAACCCAAATCGGTCACGACTGGGGCTTCTTCACGATGGTGACTGACCTCCCAAAGTACATGAGCAGTGTTCTGAAGTTTTCGATAGCCTCGAACGGACTCCTAACCGCACTTCCATACCTCTGCATGTGGTTCGTCAGCATCGCTTCGTCCTGGCTTGCCGATTGGATGATAAACTCCGGGCTGACATCTCGTGGCACAACGAGAAAGCTCTTCACCACTGTCGCCTCGATCGGACCGGCCATATTTTTGGTAGCTGCATCGTACGCCGGGTGCGACagcgtcctcgtcgtcgttctcTTCACCGTCGGAATGGCGCTGATGGGCACCTTTTACCCGGGTATGAAGGTCAACGCGCTCGATCTAAGTCCCAACTACTCGGGCACGCTTATGGGACTTGTTAACGGAATTGGCGCCCTCTCGGGTATCGTCACGCCTTATCTAGTTGGCGTTTTGACACCTCATCAAACCGTCAGCGAGTGGAGACTCGTCTTCTGGATCGTTGCCGCCATTTTTGTTGTCACCAATCTTGTCTACGTGTTCTTAGCTAGCGGTGATGTCCAGTTTTGGAACGACCCGGAATTCCTGGCGAAGGAACAAGCGGAACGGAACACTGGAACAAGGGATTCCCCAAAAACTATCTACACTACCAACTAA
- the LOC124414271 gene encoding putative inorganic phosphate cotransporter isoform X2, which produces MMKESSTPIIDEKSWLLAEFNKFEPIRQRKIDKIYKFLKGAPIQQRWVFAVMGFFGIMNAYTMRTCLSLAITEMVNKTKNVHAVISDDFVCPSSNATSVTNSPKGTYDWDESLQGLILSSFYWGYVLTHIPGGVMSEKFGGKYSLGLGILSTGILTLLTPVAVESGGAPALIVLRFFMGLGEGTTFPAVNALLAQWTPPSERSKIGAMVFAGAQIGTVVANALSGVLLRYSPLGWRSVFYVFGSLGVAWFVVFGVVCYSNPDEHPFISDKEKKYLHEAMAAHTHRRIPPTPWRHILTSGPLWALVITQIGHDWGFFTMVTDLPKYMSSVLKFSIASNGLLTALPYLCMWFVSIASSWLADWMINSGLTSRGTTRKLFTTVASIGPAIFLVAASYAGCDSVLVVVLFTVGMALMGTFYPGMKVNALDLSPNYSGTLMGLVNGIGALSGIVTPYLVGVLTPHQTVSEWRLVFWIVAAIFVVTNLVYVFLASGDVQFWNDPEFLAKEQAERNTGTRDSPKTIYTTN; this is translated from the exons GCGCTCCGATTCAGCAGCGATGGGTATTCGCTGTGATGGGATTCTTCGGAATCATGAATGCCTACACGATGAGAACATGCTTGTCTCTTGCCATAACCGAGATGGTgaacaaaacgaaaaacgtcCATGCCGTCATAAGTGACGACTTCGTCTGCCCGTCGAGCAACGCAACTTCCGTTACCAACAGTCCCAAGGGAACCTATGATTGGGATGAATCGTTGCAG GGTCTGATCCTGTCAAGTTTCTACTGGGGCTACGTTTTGACTCACATACCGGGTGGCGTGATGTCGGAGAAATTCGGCGGCAAGTATTCACTGGGTCTCGGAATCCTGTCTACGGGAATCCTGACACTACTGACACCAGTGGCGGTAGAATCGGGAGGAGCGCCTGCCTTGATAGTCCTTCGTTTCTTCATGGGTCTGGGCGAGGGCACGACATTTCCGGCAGTTAACGCTCTGCTTGCCCAATGGACGCCACCGTCGGAGCGTTCGAAGATCGGAGCGATGGTGTTCGCTGGTGCCCAGATCGGTACTGTAGTGGCGAACGCTTTGTCCGGTGTCTTGTTGCGATATTCGCCGCTGGGGTGGCGCTCGGTCTTCTACGTTTTTGGCTCGCTCGGCGTCGCTTGGTTCGTGGTCTTCGGGGTCGTCTGCTACAGCAACCCGGACGAGCACCCATTCATATCTGACAAGGAGAAGAAGTACCTCCACGAGGCAATGGCGGCACATACTCACCGTCGCATTCCACCGACCCCATGGCGCCACATCCTAACTTCCGGGCCGCTCTGGGCTCTGGTGATAACCCAAATCGGTCACGACTGGGGCTTCTTCACGATGGTGACTGACCTCCCAAAGTACATGAGCAGTGTTCTGAAGTTTTCGATAGCCTCGAACGGACTCCTAACCGCACTTCCATACCTCTGCATGTGGTTCGTCAGCATCGCTTCGTCCTGGCTTGCCGATTGGATGATAAACTCCGGGCTGACATCTCGTGGCACAACGAGAAAGCTCTTCACCACTGTCGCCTCGATCGGACCGGCCATATTTTTGGTAGCTGCATCGTACGCCGGGTGCGACagcgtcctcgtcgtcgttctcTTCACCGTCGGAATGGCGCTGATGGGCACCTTTTACCCGGGTATGAAGGTCAACGCGCTCGATCTAAGTCCCAACTACTCGGGCACGCTTATGGGACTTGTTAACGGAATTGGCGCCCTCTCGGGTATCGTCACGCCTTATCTAGTTGGCGTTTTGACACCTCATCAAACCGTCAGCGAGTGGAGACTCGTCTTCTGGATCGTTGCCGCCATTTTTGTTGTCACCAATCTTGTCTACGTGTTCTTAGCTAGCGGTGATGTCCAGTTTTGGAACGACCCGGAATTCCTGGCGAAGGAACAAGCGGAACGGAACACTGGAACAAGGGATTCCCCAAAAACTATCTACACTACCAACTAA